Proteins from one Mycobacterium sp. HUMS_12744610 genomic window:
- a CDS encoding enoyl-CoA hydratase/isomerase family protein: MAAKPGPPADKIIRYRKDAKTRIATITFDRPDHLNAPTIAARVRYADLLHRASIDDDVKVLVVRGAGEDLGSGADLPEAMSAQRSEDQGPRLAEFRLGADEVRYPPQGSLRRGATLGQWYANPNSGIRGLQDFKKISILEVKGYCYGWHFYQAADADLVIASDDALFGHPSFRYYGWGPRMWWWAQTMGIRKFQEMVFTGRAFTAEEMYDCNFLNSVVPRAELEAEVEKYALACARNRSTDTVFMQKVFFEIMKQFQGEYMGSMLSGVFESMGGLVRPDADDEFTLDGALARGLGDAVNDNDGRFPPDWRLSKSGRMKAGAKKNAPRKRKQ; this comes from the coding sequence ATGGCCGCCAAGCCCGGCCCGCCGGCCGACAAGATCATCCGCTACCGCAAGGACGCCAAGACCCGCATCGCCACGATCACCTTCGACCGGCCCGACCATCTCAACGCGCCGACCATCGCGGCCCGGGTGCGCTACGCCGACCTCTTGCACCGGGCGTCCATCGACGACGACGTCAAGGTGCTGGTGGTGCGGGGAGCGGGGGAGGACCTGGGCTCCGGCGCGGATCTCCCCGAGGCCATGTCGGCGCAGAGGTCCGAGGACCAGGGCCCGCGTCTCGCCGAGTTCCGGCTCGGCGCCGACGAGGTCAGGTACCCCCCGCAGGGATCGTTGCGGCGCGGCGCCACTCTCGGCCAGTGGTATGCCAACCCCAACTCCGGGATACGCGGCCTGCAGGACTTCAAGAAGATCAGCATCCTCGAGGTCAAGGGCTACTGCTACGGCTGGCACTTCTATCAGGCCGCCGACGCGGACCTGGTGATCGCCAGCGACGACGCCCTGTTCGGGCACCCGTCGTTCCGCTACTACGGGTGGGGCCCGCGGATGTGGTGGTGGGCGCAGACCATGGGGATCCGGAAGTTCCAGGAAATGGTCTTCACCGGAAGGGCTTTCACCGCCGAGGAGATGTACGACTGCAACTTCCTCAACAGCGTGGTCCCCAGGGCCGAACTCGAGGCGGAGGTGGAGAAGTACGCGCTGGCGTGCGCGCGCAACCGCTCCACCGACACGGTGTTCATGCAGAAGGTCTTCTTCGAGATCATGAAGCAGTTCCAGGGCGAGTACATGGGTAGCATGCTCAGCGGCGTCTTCGAGTCGATGGGCGGGCTGGTCCGCCCCGACGCCGACGACGAGTTCACACTCGACGGTGCCCTCGCACGAGGTCTGGGCGATGCGGTCAACGACAACGACGGCAGGTTCCCCCCGGACTGGCGTCTGAGCAAGAGCGGGCGCATGAAGGCGGGCGCCAAGAAGAATGCCCCGCGGAAGCGGAAGCAGTAG
- a CDS encoding amidohydrolase family protein encodes MVFSADNHISLASDIFYERFPDDLKDKAPRIWYEDGAYQVGRKGQSFLPGDFSAVLMQYDDLPGAASTNIEARIAELHDDGVDKELAFPNAVLALFHYPDKALRELTFRIYNDYIAELQERSGGRFYGAGLINWWDPTGTRKTLEELKSLGIKTFLMPLNPGKDDDGNPIDYASTSMRAVWDEIEAAGLPLTHHIGETPPKSPCEFNSVVVGMMINIDGFRETFSKYIFGGILDDHPGLRIGWFEGGIAWVPWALQDAEHLVASYRHMFNRPLQHDVRYYWDTHMMASFMVDPLGLQLIDKIGVDKVMWSSDYPHNESTYGYSEKSLAAVVDAVGPADAAKIVSGNVTRFLGLE; translated from the coding sequence GTGGTGTTCTCCGCGGACAACCACATCTCCTTGGCCTCCGACATCTTCTACGAGCGGTTCCCCGACGACCTCAAGGACAAGGCGCCGCGGATCTGGTACGAGGATGGCGCCTACCAGGTCGGGCGCAAGGGCCAGTCGTTCCTGCCCGGCGACTTCAGCGCGGTGCTGATGCAGTACGACGACCTGCCGGGGGCCGCGAGCACCAACATCGAGGCGCGCATCGCCGAACTGCACGACGACGGCGTCGACAAGGAACTGGCCTTCCCCAACGCGGTACTGGCGCTGTTCCACTACCCGGACAAGGCGTTGCGCGAACTGACGTTCCGCATCTACAACGACTACATCGCGGAGCTGCAGGAGCGCTCGGGTGGCCGCTTCTACGGCGCCGGACTGATCAACTGGTGGGACCCCACGGGCACCCGCAAGACCCTCGAAGAGCTGAAGTCGTTGGGCATCAAGACGTTCCTGATGCCCCTGAACCCCGGCAAGGACGACGACGGAAACCCGATCGACTATGCCAGCACGTCCATGCGGGCCGTGTGGGACGAGATCGAAGCCGCCGGGCTGCCGCTCACCCACCACATCGGCGAAACCCCGCCGAAGAGCCCGTGCGAGTTCAACAGCGTCGTCGTGGGGATGATGATCAACATCGACGGATTCCGGGAGACGTTCTCCAAGTACATCTTCGGCGGCATCCTCGATGACCACCCGGGCCTGCGGATCGGCTGGTTCGAGGGCGGGATCGCGTGGGTGCCGTGGGCGCTGCAGGACGCCGAGCACCTGGTGGCCTCCTACCGGCACATGTTCAACCGGCCGCTGCAGCACGACGTGCGGTACTACTGGGACACGCACATGATGGCGTCGTTCATGGTCGACCCGCTGGGTCTGCAGCTGATCGACAAGATCGGCGTCGACAAGGTGATGTGGTCCAGCGACTACCCGCACAACGAGAGCACCTACGGCTATTCGGAGAAATCCCTGGCGGCGGTCGTCGACGCGGTCGGGCCGGCTGACGCGGCGAAGATCGTCAGCGGCAACGTCACCCGATTCCTGGGGCTGGAGTGA
- a CDS encoding M24 family metallopeptidase, translating into MSVEVCPDERALRSGRRRRVLDQMAAHDLDVLVLGRQANVRYVTGTPQLWVAGTRPFGPSCVLVRATGAVHLLSTWDEGVPDDIPHENLYGISWNPANTMAVLRRIDGAATARRVGTDALSPAFAQLLPTAFPNATLVDGELAMRAARRIKTAEEVAAVREAIAKAESGLAAAVAELHPGVREQTLAGVMLEAMAGGGVATPANQEFAWATSRDHPWRRVGGDGRVNDGDLVAFSAGVLAGGYMGEVGRTWPAGAAGDAGPLRRRSERLWDKLLAACRPGAGAAELLAAYRAAGEQAPPMPVARGLGMGFDPPVVSPHLPETATREHLEPGMVLAVTGYVWEQGVGAVFGREAVLITDDGHEVLTSSPSWRE; encoded by the coding sequence ATGTCGGTTGAAGTCTGCCCCGACGAGCGCGCGCTGCGCTCGGGGCGCCGCCGGCGAGTGCTGGACCAGATGGCGGCACACGACCTCGACGTCCTGGTCCTCGGCCGGCAGGCCAACGTCCGCTACGTCACCGGCACACCGCAGCTGTGGGTCGCCGGGACCCGGCCCTTCGGCCCGTCGTGTGTGCTGGTGCGCGCGACCGGCGCCGTTCACCTGCTGAGCACCTGGGACGAAGGCGTCCCCGACGACATCCCCCACGAGAACCTGTACGGCATCTCGTGGAATCCGGCGAACACCATGGCGGTGCTGCGGCGCATCGACGGTGCGGCCACCGCGCGCCGCGTCGGCACCGACGCGCTGTCACCGGCTTTCGCGCAGCTGCTGCCGACGGCGTTTCCCAACGCGACGTTGGTCGACGGCGAGCTCGCCATGCGCGCCGCCCGGCGGATCAAGACCGCCGAGGAGGTGGCCGCGGTGCGGGAGGCGATCGCCAAGGCCGAGTCGGGTTTGGCCGCCGCGGTGGCCGAGCTGCACCCGGGAGTGCGCGAACAGACCCTGGCCGGCGTCATGCTGGAAGCCATGGCGGGCGGCGGCGTGGCGACCCCCGCGAACCAGGAATTCGCCTGGGCGACGTCGCGTGATCACCCGTGGCGGCGGGTCGGTGGCGATGGCCGCGTGAACGACGGCGACCTGGTGGCGTTCTCGGCCGGCGTGCTCGCCGGCGGCTACATGGGCGAGGTGGGGCGAACCTGGCCCGCAGGGGCTGCCGGCGACGCCGGGCCGTTGCGCCGGCGTTCGGAACGGCTGTGGGACAAGCTGTTAGCGGCATGTCGGCCGGGGGCGGGGGCCGCCGAACTGCTGGCGGCCTATCGGGCCGCGGGCGAGCAGGCGCCGCCCATGCCGGTCGCGCGAGGGCTGGGCATGGGATTCGATCCGCCCGTCGTCTCCCCGCACCTACCCGAAACCGCGACCCGCGAACACCTGGAGCCGGGAATGGTGCTGGCCGTGACGGGTTACGTCTGGGAACAGGGGGTCGGGGCGGTGTTCGGGCGCGAAGCCGTGCTGATCACCGACGACGGCCACGAGGTGCTGACCTCGAGCCCGTCCTGGCGCGAATAG
- a CDS encoding ferredoxin: MKVTVDQDVCASSGNCVLNAPDIFDQRDDDGVVVLLNPSPSPDQAEGARRAAAACPALAIRIEE; encoded by the coding sequence GTGAAAGTGACCGTCGACCAAGACGTTTGCGCGTCCTCGGGCAACTGCGTCCTGAACGCTCCCGACATCTTCGACCAACGCGACGACGACGGCGTGGTCGTGCTGCTCAATCCGAGCCCCTCGCCCGATCAGGCCGAGGGCGCGCGCCGGGCGGCCGCCGCCTGCCCCGCACTGGCCATCCGTATCGAGGAGTGA
- a CDS encoding cytochrome P450, which produces MSDTLTAGTEIDSGIPEYPMAREAGCPFAPPPDVMALAAAAPLSRVRIWDGSTPWLVTGYEEVRELFSDSRVSVDDRVPGFPHWNAGMLSTVHKRPRSVFTADGEEHTRFRRMLSKPFTFKRVEGLRPTIQQITDDHIDAMLAGPRPADLVAALALPVPSLVISQLLGVPYEDAEMFQEHATVGLARYATGEDTAKGAMSLNAYLARLVEAKMENPGEDAVSDLGERVRAGELTVKEAAQLGTGLLIAGHETTSNMIGLGVLALLANPEQVPVIRDAADPKIVANAVEELLRYLSIIQNGQRRVALEDIAIAGEVIRAGEGIIIDLAPANWDADAFTEPDRLYLHRSGADRNVAFGYGRHQCVGQQLARAELQIVYRTLFRRIPTLSLAVPIEEVPFKHDRLAYGVYELPVTW; this is translated from the coding sequence ATGTCGGACACGCTGACCGCAGGGACCGAAATCGATTCGGGCATACCGGAATATCCGATGGCGCGGGAGGCGGGCTGCCCGTTCGCCCCGCCGCCGGATGTCATGGCGCTCGCGGCGGCCGCGCCGCTGTCCCGGGTCCGCATCTGGGACGGCAGCACGCCGTGGCTCGTCACCGGCTACGAGGAAGTGCGCGAGCTGTTCTCCGACTCTCGGGTCAGCGTCGACGACCGGGTGCCCGGCTTCCCGCACTGGAACGCGGGCATGTTGTCCACGGTGCACAAGCGGCCGCGATCGGTGTTCACCGCCGACGGCGAGGAGCACACCCGGTTCCGCCGCATGCTGTCGAAACCCTTCACGTTCAAGCGGGTCGAGGGCTTGCGCCCGACCATCCAGCAGATCACCGACGACCACATCGACGCGATGCTGGCCGGACCGCGACCCGCCGACCTGGTCGCCGCGCTGGCCCTGCCGGTGCCGTCGCTGGTGATCAGCCAACTGCTCGGGGTGCCCTACGAGGATGCCGAGATGTTCCAGGAGCATGCCACCGTCGGGCTCGCGCGCTACGCGACCGGCGAGGACACCGCCAAGGGTGCGATGAGCCTGAACGCTTACCTCGCCCGGCTGGTCGAGGCCAAGATGGAGAACCCCGGCGAGGACGCGGTGTCCGATCTGGGCGAGCGGGTCAGGGCGGGCGAGCTCACCGTCAAGGAGGCCGCCCAGCTCGGGACCGGCCTGCTGATCGCCGGACACGAGACCACCTCGAACATGATCGGGCTGGGTGTCCTTGCCCTGCTGGCGAATCCGGAGCAGGTGCCCGTGATCCGCGATGCCGCGGACCCCAAGATCGTGGCCAACGCGGTCGAGGAACTGTTGCGGTACCTCAGCATCATCCAGAACGGACAGCGCCGCGTCGCCCTGGAAGACATCGCCATCGCCGGTGAGGTCATCCGCGCCGGAGAAGGCATCATCATCGACCTGGCCCCGGCGAACTGGGATGCCGATGCCTTCACCGAACCGGACCGGCTGTACCTGCACCGCTCGGGCGCGGATCGCAACGTCGCGTTCGGGTACGGCAGACACCAGTGCGTGGGTCAGCAGCTCGCTCGTGCGGAGCTGCAGATCGTCTACCGAACGTTGTTCCGCCGCATCCCCACGCTCTCGCTCGCCGTCCCGATCGAGGAGGTGCCGTTCAAGCACGACCGGTTGGCCTACGGCGTCTACGAACTGCCGGTCACCTGGTAG
- a CDS encoding M24 family metallopeptidase has product MAIPDTPDFARLRRETGARLRSAMTERGVDAMVLLGNNTVVYATGTSWPLGDAGLSYVERPLAVVLADDEWPHLFLPYREGVAHESELPADHLHGPVYLEFDEGVATFARQLADLVPAGAVIAVDECTGAMSRAGKSLFGGGAPADAAAIVGAAKVVKTPDELACIRTAVRITDEAMVDVHKSLAPGIRQIELSARFLRRAFELGAMASMLEPIWQVMPHSKAEGVWTTHGDLALPLLTTERELAEGDVLWTDVSITYRGYCSDFGRTWIVGRAPTPRQQAQFEKWQQIMTAVEGVARAGATAGDLGRAATAANGGTRPWLPHFYLGHGIGVNAAEMPMIGTDLGQEFDDDFVLQSGMVLVLEPVVWEDGTGGYRSEEVVVITEEGSIRLTDYPYTPYGPHVG; this is encoded by the coding sequence CTGGCCATCCCCGACACCCCCGACTTCGCCCGCCTGCGCCGGGAGACCGGGGCGCGCCTGCGCTCGGCGATGACCGAACGCGGTGTGGACGCGATGGTGTTGCTCGGCAACAACACGGTGGTCTATGCCACGGGGACCAGCTGGCCGCTCGGCGACGCCGGGTTGTCCTATGTCGAGCGGCCGCTGGCCGTGGTCCTCGCCGACGACGAGTGGCCGCATCTGTTCCTGCCGTACCGGGAGGGCGTCGCGCACGAGTCGGAGTTGCCCGCCGACCACCTCCACGGCCCTGTCTACCTCGAATTCGACGAGGGCGTCGCCACTTTCGCGCGTCAACTGGCCGACCTGGTGCCGGCCGGGGCCGTGATCGCCGTCGACGAGTGCACCGGGGCCATGTCGCGTGCCGGGAAGTCGTTGTTCGGCGGCGGCGCTCCCGCCGACGCCGCCGCGATCGTCGGTGCCGCCAAGGTGGTCAAGACCCCGGACGAACTGGCCTGCATCCGCACCGCGGTCCGGATCACCGACGAGGCGATGGTCGACGTCCACAAGTCGCTGGCCCCCGGCATCCGCCAAATCGAGCTGTCGGCGCGCTTTTTGCGGCGGGCCTTCGAGCTCGGGGCGATGGCCAGCATGCTGGAGCCGATCTGGCAGGTGATGCCGCACAGCAAGGCCGAGGGCGTGTGGACCACACACGGCGATCTGGCACTGCCGCTGCTGACCACGGAGCGTGAGCTGGCCGAGGGCGACGTGCTGTGGACCGACGTCAGCATCACCTACCGTGGCTACTGCTCCGACTTCGGGCGGACCTGGATCGTCGGTCGCGCACCCACGCCACGCCAGCAGGCGCAGTTCGAGAAATGGCAGCAGATCATGACCGCCGTCGAGGGGGTGGCCCGGGCCGGCGCGACCGCCGGCGATCTCGGCAGGGCCGCCACCGCGGCCAACGGCGGCACCCGGCCCTGGCTGCCCCACTTCTACCTCGGCCACGGGATCGGCGTGAACGCGGCCGAAATGCCCATGATCGGAACCGATCTCGGGCAGGAATTCGATGACGACTTCGTCCTGCAGTCCGGCATGGTGCTGGTGCTCGAGCCCGTGGTGTGGGAAGACGGCACCGGCGGCTACCGCAGCGAAGAGGTCGTGGTGATCACCGAGGAGGGTTCGATCCGCTTGACCGACTACCCCTACACCCCCTATGGCCCCCATGTCGGTTGA